TTAAAAAATACAATGATACTTATGGTCATTTGGAAGGTGACCAGGTTTTGAAAAGATTTGGTGAAGTTATGAAGCAACACACTGGTGAAAAACATATCGCATTTAGGTATGGAGGCGAGGAGTTTCTAATTTTATTTTCTGATGTTGATATTGAAACTGCAGGTAAGATTGCAGATGAAATTAGGGAAATCTTATCGAAAGTAGAGTTTTCACCTATTGGCGAACCAATTAATTGCACTGTTAGTATAGGCGTAGCCGAATACCGAATAGGAGATGATTTGAAGGGTTTTATCAATAGAGCAGATCAAGCCATGTATAGGGCAAAACAAAATGGGAAAAATAGAGTTTTTTTAGACAGTCAATGGACAATATAGGAGAGATAGCCTATGGTAAATAAAAATAAATTGATGGAATCTTGGAGAAAAATAAGTGGAAAGTTTATAGTGCTTATAATTATAGTGTGGATATTTATTTTATACATGCTTTATTCTAGTTATGAGAATGAAAAAAAGACTTATTTAAAAGCCGAATTGGATTCATTTGACTCTAAAATCGAGGCAACTTTAAAGACTTATGAATTATTTTCAAACTATATATTTGATCAAAGCATAAATAATCAGGAGGTACTAGATGTTTTTACAAAAGCATCAAAAGTGGAGGGCAAAGATAGAGATATTTTACGTCAAAAGTTATATGATATGCTAGTTGATAATTACAATGATATGACTGATTATAATTTTAGACAATTGCATTTTCATTTCTCAAATGGAGATAGTTTTCTAAGGTTTCATAGACCAGAGAAATATGGTGACAATTTAATTGATATAAGGGAATCCATAAGAATATCAAATCAAGAGAATCGTTATGTTTTTGGCTTTGAAGAAGGACGCATATACAATGGATATAGATTTGTGTACCCGCTAAATTATGAAGGAGAACATATAGGTTCTGTAGAAGTATCTGTATCTATGGCTACTTTAATAAAGGTATTAACTGACTTGTATCCAGGGATGGATATTCATTTTATATTAGATGAGAAAGTTGTATCAAATAAAGTATTTGATGAGGAAAAGACAAATTATATGAGAAGTATTTTTTCTGATGATTATTTTGTCGATAAAGAAATACAGGAAAAATCGTTTAAACAAAATAGAAAACTAACATTTGAGCAGACACGTGAGTTTTTTGAAATGCTAAAAACTCAAGTTGCAGAAAAAATTATTACAAAGGAAGATTTTACATTAGATGCTGATTATAATGGACATACTTATTTGACTCAGTTTCTATCTGTAGATAATGTGAAAAATGAGAAAGTAGGGTATTTAGTTGCTATAGTATCTAATGATCAGGTAAGAGCTATTGAAAGCGATGCAATTAAAGAGGGGCTACTGATAACACTAGTCGTATTTTTGTTTATAATATCATATAGAATATTGGTGAAAAGTCACAACAAATTAAAGCAATCTTCAAGTCATGATTTTTTGACTAAAGCGTATAATAGACATAAATTTTTGGAAATGACATTAAATGAGGTGGAAAGATATAAAAGGTACAATGAAAAATTCAGTATTGTAATGATAGACATTGATCATTTCAAAAATGTAAACGATACTTATGGACATTCTGCAGGAGATCGAGTATTAGTAGAACTTTCTAAATTAGTTCAAGATGCGATACGGTCAACAGATGTATTTGCTAGATGGGGTGGTGAAGAATTTATTTGTTTGCTTCCAAATACTAAAAAGAAAGATGCCATTGTATTTGCAGAGAAAATAAGATTATCAATTGAAAAATACGATTTTAAAGAAGTTGGCTCAATAACAGCTAGTTTTGGAGTTGCAGATATTAATATTGATGTTTCTATAGCTAGACTTATAGAATCGGCAGATGAAGCATTGTATAGGGCTAAAAATAATGGAAGAAATAGAGTCGAAGGTTAGAAAAATATTATATATGAAAAAAATGATAGTTTTCTTCAATTAAAATAAAAGATTGCAATGAAGCGCGATGATTAGGTATAATACAAATAAAGGCTTTTTGAAAGGAGTATTATATGAAAAAGACATTTGTTACGACCATTAATTGTATGGATGGCCGCATCCAAATGCCAGTAAATCATTATATGAGGCAGCGATTTGATGCAGAATATGTGGACACTATAACGGAAGCTGGACCTAATAGAATTTTGGCGTTAGAAGAACCTAGTGACTTAGTAGAATCTATAAAGAGAAGGTGTGAACTTTCTATAGATTTGCACGATTCAGAAGTAATAGCTATAGTAGGACATGTTGACTGTGGAGGAAATCACGCAGATGACAATACCCAGAAAGAGCATATTAAAATTGCAAAAGAAAAGTTGAAAAAATGGTTTGATAAAACTGTAATTATTGGTCTGTGGTTAGATGAAACATGGACAGTTAAGGAAATATAAATAAAAAAGCAATAAGCATGAGCTCTCGGGTTCATGCTTATTGCTTTTAATTTAGTTACTAGATAATTCTATTTCTTCTTCAGAAATATCTACAGTAGTGTGATGTTCTGTTGGAAGAACTGCTTGAGTTCTAACTCGAGGAGATACTAAAACATCATTTGTAGCATATTTTAACATTCTTAAAAAATCATTTTCTGAGTCATCAGGATAAAAGTCTTTTTCAAATTCTTCAACATATTGATATAGAGCTACTTTTCTATCTAAGCCATTTGTTTCAAAATTTTGTCTTATTGCGACTTGTTCTTGTGATGATACAGTGAAGCTTCTACCGAAAGTAGAACTCAAACTATTTGAGATAGAAGAACCAACTGAAAAATCTGAAGAAACTCCACCGCTTGGAGCACCTTGATGTCCACCAGCGCCAGCAGTAACTCCAATTTTTGTTCCAAAGTCAAGACTAGTACTAACTGTTTTCGCTAGGCTAGTCGTCTCAGTTTCAGAAGTTCCTGTGGTTAATGATTCAGTTAAATTTACACTACTTCCAGTTGCTCCAACTCTTGTTTCTTTTACTAGTTTCCAGTAAGAGCGGTTTACTAATTTAGGGACGTCATAGAATGGACCTCCAGTTTCAAAAACAATACTAAATACTACATCGCCACTTGCAATTTGAGGGCAATCTGGAATATCATCGAAACTTTCTACTAGAACTCCATCAGGTCCAATAAATCCTACTGCATGATCCCATTTTGATCCAGGAGCAGGCCAAAAATGAGTTGTTTCAGTAAATATATCATCTTCTTTTCTATCGAGAAATTCTATTCTATCATTTTGAATAGCCATTCTTTCTTTTGCTACCAAGTCTATTATTACAGTTTCAGGACGACTAACTTGTTCACGTACAAGTATTTTTTCTGGCATTCCTTCAGAGTACCAATTTGGATTTGAAATAAGAGGTACTGTAGGTGAATCAATGTTCTCAAGTCCTACCTTCTTTTGTTTTACTTTTACCATTTCATCAAATAAGTCTTTTACCATTTGATTGTTTGAATCATAATTGAAGTTGTATAAAAGATGTTTTTGCGCATAGGATACTTCTTCTAAAGCATCATTCATTTCAGAGATCGATTCAGATGAGTATGCATCTTCTAGTGTGGATATTGCGTGTTCTAGAAGTCTTTCGGATGATGCATCTCTTTTTAAGTAAGTTATTTGTTGCTCTAAATTGATTATAGTATTTGAGTCTTCTGTAAAGTTCAAATCGTCAATCAATAATTTTTTTAGATCTTGAGCATTTTGCCCAGCTTCATAAAGTTCTTTTAAGTGTATGCCACTCATTTGATATAGAACTGAACTAACTTGATTCATTATAGAATTAACAAGTGGAGAAGCTAAACTTTGTATTGATTGATCTAGAGTTCTGATTGATTCACTTTGAGGTGAGTAACTATCTTTAATTAATTCTTCTCTCGTTTTTAAAGCATTTTTTGCAGCATCCATCAATTCAATATAGCTTTCTTTAGATTCATCCCACGCAAGGTAAGTATATTTTCCAGAGGCAATAGCAGCATCAATTTTTTCTATAGCAGAGCTTATAGGAAGAGAATCATCTAAACCATTTAGGGCACGGTCAATTCTGCTTATTGCGTAATTTAGCCTTATAACTTCGCTAGAGTCAGGAGCTAGACGATAGTCTTCTATTAGCATAGTTTTTGAAGCATCTGCGTGAGCTTTTGCAATCTCTAATTTAGAATATTCTTTTGATGCAATGGCATCATTTATTTGATTGATAGTATCCGTTACTAAAAATTCTGGAAGTCTCTGATTTGCGTTTTCGGCTTCAATCTCCAAATTTTGAATTAATTCTGAATTTAAATCAAGATTATATTCTGTTATTAATGTGTTTTTTGCATTTTCAATGAATGATAAAGATTTTTTTATTTCACTAAAAGATTCGCTTTTTATAGCAACATCTAATTTATTTGAAGCTTCTGTGGCTACGATATTAGGACAATTTTCTTTAAAAGCATCTATAGAAGAAGATAGACCTTGGACTAATTCATGATTACTATCTAGATTTTCAGTGTCAGTTAAATAAGATATTGTTTTATTACCATTATCTATTACCACTTGGATATTTGCAGAGCTTGATGAATCCGATACTGCAGTAAATGAATTTTTAGCTAAATCAACTAGTGCAGTTTGCATAGTGATTATTAAAGAATCTATTTTTACTAGAGATTGGGAATCTGATGGAACTCCAAAGCTATTTACTAAATCATTTTTTGTTGATTTAGCGCTTGAAATGTGGTTTGTAAATATTCCATAATAGCGTTCTAAATCATTGCTTTCTAGAATCCTATCAGCGACAGTTGCA
The nucleotide sequence above comes from Tissierellales bacterium. Encoded proteins:
- a CDS encoding diguanylate cyclase, producing the protein MVNKNKLMESWRKISGKFIVLIIIVWIFILYMLYSSYENEKKTYLKAELDSFDSKIEATLKTYELFSNYIFDQSINNQEVLDVFTKASKVEGKDRDILRQKLYDMLVDNYNDMTDYNFRQLHFHFSNGDSFLRFHRPEKYGDNLIDIRESIRISNQENRYVFGFEEGRIYNGYRFVYPLNYEGEHIGSVEVSVSMATLIKVLTDLYPGMDIHFILDEKVVSNKVFDEEKTNYMRSIFSDDYFVDKEIQEKSFKQNRKLTFEQTREFFEMLKTQVAEKIITKEDFTLDADYNGHTYLTQFLSVDNVKNEKVGYLVAIVSNDQVRAIESDAIKEGLLITLVVFLFIISYRILVKSHNKLKQSSSHDFLTKAYNRHKFLEMTLNEVERYKRYNEKFSIVMIDIDHFKNVNDTYGHSAGDRVLVELSKLVQDAIRSTDVFARWGGEEFICLLPNTKKKDAIVFAEKIRLSIEKYDFKEVGSITASFGVADINIDVSIARLIESADEALYRAKNNGRNRVEG